Genomic segment of Bacteroidota bacterium:
ACAATATTTACCATCAATGTAATAGGCTCATCAATTGAATTATGGTAATGATTTACAACTAGCATTCTATTTTTTAATAGGTCAATATTAGAGTTTTGAGTTTTTGTTACTCCATCTCTTATCCACACTAAATCCCCTGACTTATATTCCATATTTACTTTTCCCAAAAGTATAATTTATCCATTAACATGTGTCTTGAGGGGATACATACCAACCAAAATATGGCGGATATGCGCATTTCCCCCCCACCGTCTCTTTTTACGATAAATATAAACGCAAAAAGGACTCTGCGGTTGAAGAACGCTACTATTTGATACTGCATTTGATTGAGTTGATATAGCATTTGTCCGTATTGATATAGCATTTCATCGTATTGATGTATCAATTCGTTGTAATGCACCATCATTTCATCGTAATGCATGATCATTTTGTTGTAATGCACCATCATTTAATTGCAATGCATGATCATTTCGCTGTAATGCTCCATCATTTCATCGTAGTGCATGATCATTTCACGGTAATGCTGCATCAATTCTATCGCTTGAAACATCAAGCCTGTGATAATAAAAAACTTCTTTTTAATAGTCAATTATAAATAGTTTATGATTAAGATAGCAGTAAACGTAACCTTTATAGAATGTTTGCCGTATACCAATACAACAACATGTTCTAAAGATTAAAAAAACCAGAGATGGTTATCTAAAGACGGCTAGCGGTTCAACCCTGTGGAAGAACTGATATTTTTTCACTTTTTTAATGTAACCAATTATGAAAAAACAACAAAACCAAAGTCCAGCCTCCGGACTCAAAACAGCAGGTCTTTTATTCTCGTTTTCATCGTAGCTGTAACAAGGCTTAGAGGAAAATCGGTTGCTCAAATCATCATATTCGTCCGCAATGTGGTGGCTATGATGAACGGCAATCCAAATTTTGTAGATCCGCAGCCCACGCTGGCAGACCTGACTATGGCTATTGATGCGCTGGCCGCAGCGGAACAAGCGATGGACGGTTCGAGAGCCAAAACCATTGTACGCAATGCGCGCCTCAAAGAGGTGAAGTTTATGCTCAGCGAAGAGTTGACTTATGTCAACCTGATATCGCGTGGCAACGCGGAAGTAGGGGTAACCAGTGGGTTTGATATTCGCGATGCGAAGAGTGTGGTTGGCCTTCTTGCTCACCCTGAACTTTTTGTAGCCTATACGACTACAGTAGAAGGTCAGGTAAAGCTGAAGTGGAACTCGGTTAAAAAGAGAAGCTCTTATATTATTGAGTATGCTTTGAATCCGGGACCTGATGCAGTGAAAGGAAACGTGGAGTGCACGAAGGCAAACACAATCCTCAATGGTTTAACTTCTGGTGCATTGTTTTACTTCCGCATAGCAACAATTAGTACAGGAGGAAACGGGGCTTCAGTCCTTGGATTACCTGCCGTCCTAAATAAGCTGAATTAGCTATCAACAAAAAGGCGCTCCCTGAACCGGGAGCGCCTTTTTTGTTTTTATAAAGTTGTATGAGCTTTTATGCTTCTACCGCTCTTCTCACTTCAACCGTTTTTTTTTCAGCCGTTTTATAAAGCAGGGAGGCTTTGATCAAAGCAACGAAAAGCGGATGCGGATTATCCACCGTAGATTTCAATTCGGGGTGAAACTGGACGCCAACAAAAAACGGATGGGTCGGTATTTCGACAATCTCTACCAAGTTTTTATCAGGGTTGATGCCGGAGGCAATCATTCCTGCGTTTTCAAATTGCTCTAAGTAAGTGTTGTTGAACTCGAAGCGGTGGCGGTGGCGTTCAGAAATATGTTCGGCTTGATAGACGTGCTCGGCCAAAGAGCCGCGCTTGAGGTCGCAAGGATAGGCACCCAAACGCATGGTTCCTCCCTTCTTCTTTATTTTCTTTTGTTCCTCCATCATGTCAATGACTGGATACGGGGTTTTGGCGTTCATCTCGGTAGAGTGGGCATCGCGCAGGTCGAGCACATTTCGTGCAAACTCAATCACGGCACATTGCATGCCCAGACAGATGCCAAAGAAAGGTATGTTGTTTTCGCGCACATAGCGGATGGCTTCAATCTTGCCTTCGATGCCGCGAGCGCCAAATCCCGGGGCGACGAGCAATCCATGCAAGTGGCCTAATCTTTCGGCTGCATTTTCGTGTGTAATAAATTCGGAGTGAATATTTTCAACCACCACTCGCACATTGTTTACAGCCCCGGCGTGAAGAAAGGATTCGTGAATAGATTTATAAGCATCCTGCAATTCGATGTATTTTCCCACCAGCCCAATCCGTACTTCGTGTTTCGGATTGCGTAGTTTGTTCACGAAGTCATGCCATTTCGACATGTCGGCGATATGGTCTGTAGGAAGTTGAAGTTTTTTCAGCACCGTAGAATCCAGATGTTCTTTCTGCATTTCGAGCGGCACGGCATAGATAGTATCTACGTCCAGCGCCTGAATGACCGAGGCTTTATCTACGTTGCAGAACAAGGCCAGCTTGCGGCGCATTTCGTCTGTCAAATCCATTTCGGTGCGGCACACCAAGATGTCGGGGCGCACTCCAATGGTTTGAAGTTCTTTAACCGAGTGTTGCGTTGGTTTTGTTTTCAGTTCTTTGGCCGATTTCAAATAGGGAATCAGCGTGAGATGGCAAACCAGCGTATCGTGTTCTTCCAGTTCCCAACGAATCTGGCGCAGGGTTTCGATGTAGGGCAGCGCCTCGATGTCGCCCACCGTTCCGCCAATCTCGGTGATCACAATGTCGAACTCACCGGTTTGACCCAAGAGCAACATTCTTCTTTTAATTTCATCGGTAATGTGTGGAATGACCTGAACCGTTTTGCCCAAATAGGCGCCTTCGCGCTCTCTGTTGATAACGGTTTGATATACTCTTCCGGTGGTCACGTTGTTTGCCTGAGAAGTGGGGGTGTTGAGGAATCTTTCATAATGGCCCAAGTCCAAATCGGTCTCTGCGCCATCTTCGGTTACGTAGCACTCTCCATGCTCATAAGGATTTAAAGTACCCGGATCTACATTGATATAGGGGTCAAACTTTTGGATGGTGACTCGATAGCCACGCACTTGCAATAGCTTAGCGAGCGATGCCGCAAAAATACCCTTACCCAATGAGGATGTAACGCCGCCGGTTACGAAAATATACTTAGCCATGAAAAAAAGTGTTTCGCAAATTTAGAAATAATGCTGCCAAAGCCGAATAAAATGTGATTTTTTAATGAGGCGCTGTTAAAAGAGAGGTAGCAGAGCCCTCCACCCGGCATCGCATCCGTCTCGCAATTCGTCAATTCAATTATCTTCGCGCCCCGAATGAAAAATACGCGCAACTTCTGCATTATCGCCCACATTGACCACGGCAAATCAACCCTGGCCGACCGCTTGATTGAAACGACCAAAACCATCAGTTCGAGAAATATGATGGATACGGTATTGGATAATATGGATCTGGAGCGCGAGCGCGGCATCACCATCAAGAGCCACGCCATCCAAATGGATTTTGTGTTCAAAGGAGAGAAGTATGTATTGAACCTGATTGATACACCCGGCCACGTAGATTTCAGTTATGAAGTATCTCGTTCGTTGGCCGCTTGCGAAGGGGCTTTGTTGTTGGTAGATGCCTCTCAAGGCATTCAGGCGCAGACTATCTCCAATCTTTACCTTGCGGTAGATCAGGGACTGACCATCATTCCGGTGGTGAACAAAATTGATATGCCGGGGGCGAATCCTGAATTGGTGGAAGAGCAGATGATGCAATTAGTGGGTTGCAAGAAGGAAGAAATTATACATGCCAGCGGAAGAACGGGGATAGGAGTGGAGCAAATATTTGATGCAATCATCAACCGGATTCCGGCTCCAAAAGGAAATCCAGATGCACCACTCCGAGCTTTGATATTTGATTCTATGTTCAATCCTTTCCGCGGAATCATTGCCTATTTCCGGGTGATGGACGGACAGATGAAGAAGGGCGATAAAATCAAATTCTTCAATACGGGTAGCACTTATGTGGCGGATGAAGTAGGTTGTCTTCGTTTTGATTTAGAACCGCATGATTCGGTGAAGACCGGCGACGTGGGCTATGTCATCACCGGAGTGAAAAACGTCAAGGAAATCAAAGTGGGCGATACGATTACTTTGTTGGAAAACCCTTGCCAGACCGGAATACATGGTTTTGAAGATGTGAAACCTATGGTCTTTGCCGGAATTTATCCGATGGATAACGACGACTATACCGACCTGCGCGATTCGCTGGAGAAATTGCAGTTGAATGATGCCTCTTTAGTTTTTGAACCCGAAACATCTATTGCGCTGGGTTTCGGATTTCGTTGTGGATTCCTCGGATTGCTGCATCTGGAAATTGTGCAGGAAAGATTGGAGCGCGAGTATGATATGAGTATTCTAACCACAGTGCCACAGGTGAGCTATGACGCTTATTTGGTGAAAGGAGAGAAGCTCACGATTCATAACCCCGCCGATATGCCCGACGTGACGCGCATTGAACGAATCGAAGAACCCTATATCAAGGCACAGGTGATCACCAAGCCCGAATATATCGGCGCCATAATGACTTTGTGTATGGACAAACGGGGTATTTTGATTAACCAAAGCTATCTGACCGAAGATCGTGTAGAACTTCATTTTGAAATGCCGCTGGCAGAAATTGTATTTGATTTTTATGACCGGCTGAAATCTATTTCACGCGGCTATGCTTCTTTCGATTATTCGCCGATAGGATACCGCGTCGGCGATTTGGTGAAACTCGATATTCTTTTGAATGCCGAACAAGTAGATGCTTTCTCTTCTATGATTCACCGAAGCAAGGCGGAGGATTTTGGCAGGCGCATGTGCGAAAAGCTGAAGGATATTATCCCAAGACAGATGTTTATGATTCCTATTCAGGCGGCTATCGGAGCAAAGGTTATTGCCCGAGAAAGTATTTCAGCGTTGCGTAAAGACGTAACCGCCAAATGTTATGGAGGTGATATTTCCCGCAAGCGCAAACTCCTTGAAAAGCAGAAGAAGGGAAAGAAGAAGATGCGCCAATTTGGAAGAGTGGAGGTGCCTCAGGAGGCATTCATCGCCGTGCTGAAGCTGAACGATTAACTACCCTGTAGCACAGAATAGTTTCGATGTTGTCGAAAGGCAAATACCTCCCACTTGTATAGTATTTCATACGCTG
This window contains:
- a CDS encoding DUF4398 domain-containing protein: MEELIFFHFFNVTNYEKTTKPKSSLRTQNSRSFILVFIVAVTRLRGKSVAQIIIFVRNVVAMMNGNPNFVDPQPTLADLTMAIDALAAAEQAMDGSRAKTIVRNARLKEVKFMLSEELTYVNLISRGNAEVGVTSGFDIRDAKSVVGLLAHPELFVAYTTTVEGQVKLKWNSVKKRSSYIIEYALNPGPDAVKGNVECTKANTILNGLTSGALFYFRIATISTGGNGASVLGLPAVLNKLN
- a CDS encoding CTP synthase yields the protein MAKYIFVTGGVTSSLGKGIFAASLAKLLQVRGYRVTIQKFDPYINVDPGTLNPYEHGECYVTEDGAETDLDLGHYERFLNTPTSQANNVTTGRVYQTVINREREGAYLGKTVQVIPHITDEIKRRMLLLGQTGEFDIVITEIGGTVGDIEALPYIETLRQIRWELEEHDTLVCHLTLIPYLKSAKELKTKPTQHSVKELQTIGVRPDILVCRTEMDLTDEMRRKLALFCNVDKASVIQALDVDTIYAVPLEMQKEHLDSTVLKKLQLPTDHIADMSKWHDFVNKLRNPKHEVRIGLVGKYIELQDAYKSIHESFLHAGAVNNVRVVVENIHSEFITHENAAERLGHLHGLLVAPGFGARGIEGKIEAIRYVRENNIPFFGICLGMQCAVIEFARNVLDLRDAHSTEMNAKTPYPVIDMMEEQKKIKKKGGTMRLGAYPCDLKRGSLAEHVYQAEHISERHRHRFEFNNTYLEQFENAGMIASGINPDKNLVEIVEIPTHPFFVGVQFHPELKSTVDNPHPLFVALIKASLLYKTAEKKTVEVRRAVEA
- the lepA gene encoding elongation factor 4, yielding MKNTRNFCIIAHIDHGKSTLADRLIETTKTISSRNMMDTVLDNMDLERERGITIKSHAIQMDFVFKGEKYVLNLIDTPGHVDFSYEVSRSLAACEGALLLVDASQGIQAQTISNLYLAVDQGLTIIPVVNKIDMPGANPELVEEQMMQLVGCKKEEIIHASGRTGIGVEQIFDAIINRIPAPKGNPDAPLRALIFDSMFNPFRGIIAYFRVMDGQMKKGDKIKFFNTGSTYVADEVGCLRFDLEPHDSVKTGDVGYVITGVKNVKEIKVGDTITLLENPCQTGIHGFEDVKPMVFAGIYPMDNDDYTDLRDSLEKLQLNDASLVFEPETSIALGFGFRCGFLGLLHLEIVQERLEREYDMSILTTVPQVSYDAYLVKGEKLTIHNPADMPDVTRIERIEEPYIKAQVITKPEYIGAIMTLCMDKRGILINQSYLTEDRVELHFEMPLAEIVFDFYDRLKSISRGYASFDYSPIGYRVGDLVKLDILLNAEQVDAFSSMIHRSKAEDFGRRMCEKLKDIIPRQMFMIPIQAAIGAKVIARESISALRKDVTAKCYGGDISRKRKLLEKQKKGKKKMRQFGRVEVPQEAFIAVLKLND